A genomic stretch from Mesomycoplasma neurolyticum includes:
- a CDS encoding phosphate acetyltransferase, with translation MSFKILLENQIKLKNETNSKRKIVIIDGDDQRAVDAANLLVQSKLITPVLLVDKLHKNISDEIIQEVMSDDKKEKFGELFFELRKGKETLENAKKALQTKPFYAMMMLKNKEVDGVVGGLNFTTSDILRAAFKVIGPMPGVKTISSAMIMHKNEEKLIFSDISVNIKPTSDQLAEIGFNAELFAKSLGLDPKVAFLSFSTDGSAKSEETKTVVAAFEKYKTLSSNSNVIGEVQFDAAYIEKVKKDKYKKPSFEGSANVFVFPTLDAGNIGYKIAQRMGGYGAIGPIITGVGAPVNDLSRGATVEDVYNTILITTLQTFKEEK, from the coding sequence ATGAGTTTTAAAATTTTATTAGAAAATCAAATCAAACTAAAAAATGAAACTAATTCTAAAAGAAAAATCGTTATTATTGATGGTGATGATCAAAGAGCTGTTGATGCAGCGAATTTATTAGTGCAATCTAAATTAATTACACCTGTTTTATTAGTTGATAAACTACATAAAAATATTAGTGATGAAATAATTCAAGAAGTAATGTCTGATGATAAAAAAGAAAAATTTGGTGAATTATTTTTTGAATTAAGAAAAGGTAAAGAAACATTAGAAAATGCAAAAAAAGCATTACAAACTAAACCTTTTTATGCAATGATGATGTTAAAAAACAAAGAAGTTGATGGTGTTGTTGGAGGCCTTAATTTTACAACATCAGATATTTTAAGAGCTGCATTTAAAGTTATAGGACCAATGCCAGGTGTTAAAACCATTTCTAGCGCTATGATTATGCATAAAAATGAAGAAAAGTTAATTTTCTCAGATATTTCAGTAAATATCAAACCAACATCTGATCAATTAGCAGAAATAGGATTTAACGCAGAATTATTTGCTAAAAGTTTAGGATTAGATCCAAAAGTAGCATTTCTTTCATTTTCTACAGATGGCTCAGCAAAAAGTGAAGAAACTAAAACTGTTGTTGCAGCTTTTGAAAAATATAAAACTTTATCTTCAAATTCAAATGTTATTGGAGAAGTGCAATTTGATGCTGCTTATATTGAAAAAGTTAAAAAAGATAAATATAAAAAACCAAGTTTCGAAGGTTCAGCAAATGTTTTTGTTTTCCCAACATTAGATGCTGGTAATATAGGTTATAAAATAGCTCAAAGAATGGGTGGATATGGAGCTATAGGTCCGATTATCACAGGTGTAGGAGCTCCAGTTAATGACCTTTCAAGAGGAGCGACAGTTGAAGATGTATATAACACAATTTTAATTACAACACTACAGACATTTAAAGAGGAAAAATAA
- a CDS encoding replication-associated recombination protein A — translation MNNITSKIFVPEKLDDIVGQSHIKFLLKKIIDHKNNTSFIFYGESGIGKTSSAIVLAKELGKKFVIFNSVLDNKEKLINYINNYDIIIIDEIHRLNKDKQDILLSFLEEKNKTFYATTTENPFFKVNPAIRSRLQILQFEKISEEDITNALQKIIKNKKINLIFDKETLEKFVRISSGDLRNVFNNLELLINLKFKGKITIEILEKIFPHKNFYYDYKKDASYDNLSAFHKSVRGSDVDASLYYGLLLVVGGNLDGLFRRMLAIAYEDIGLANSLIGLKVDTAIKAAERLGMPEAILPIGNIIIELALSPKSNSSYLATQKALNTINENKVYQVPKHLKDNHYASAAKLKNGIGYLYPHDFANSYVEQQYMPKELIEEKFFHFKNNANERKIKEYWKQIKEKNNNK, via the coding sequence ATGAATAATATAACATCAAAAATATTCGTGCCTGAAAAACTGGATGATATTGTAGGGCAAAGTCATATCAAATTTTTATTAAAAAAAATTATTGATCACAAAAATAATACATCTTTTATATTTTATGGTGAATCAGGCATTGGTAAAACTTCTAGTGCAATAGTTTTAGCAAAAGAATTAGGGAAAAAATTTGTTATTTTTAACTCTGTTTTAGATAATAAAGAAAAATTAATAAACTACATTAATAATTATGACATTATTATTATTGATGAAATTCATAGACTAAACAAAGATAAACAAGATATTTTGCTTTCTTTTTTAGAAGAAAAAAATAAAACTTTTTATGCTACAACAACAGAAAATCCTTTTTTTAAAGTTAATCCAGCAATAAGAAGTAGATTGCAAATTTTGCAATTTGAAAAAATTAGTGAAGAAGATATAACAAATGCTTTGCAAAAAATTATCAAAAATAAAAAAATTAATTTAATTTTTGATAAAGAAACACTTGAAAAATTTGTAAGAATTTCAAGTGGTGATTTAAGAAATGTTTTTAATAATTTAGAACTTTTAATTAATTTAAAATTTAAAGGAAAAATAACCATTGAAATTTTAGAAAAAATTTTTCCTCATAAAAATTTTTATTATGATTATAAAAAAGATGCATCATATGATAACTTAAGTGCATTTCATAAATCTGTAAGAGGGAGTGATGTAGATGCATCATTATACTATGGATTATTATTAGTTGTAGGTGGTAATTTAGATGGATTATTTCGTAGAATGTTAGCAATTGCATATGAAGATATTGGTTTAGCTAATTCTTTAATTGGTTTAAAAGTAGATACAGCTATTAAAGCAGCTGAGCGTTTGGGTATGCCTGAAGCTATATTACCAATTGGTAATATTATTATAGAGCTAGCACTAAGTCCTAAAAGTAATTCTAGTTATTTAGCAACTCAAAAAGCTTTGAATACTATTAACGAGAATAAAGTTTATCAAGTTCCTAAACATTTAAAAGATAATCATTATGCATCAGCTGCTAAATTAAAAAATGGCATTGGTTATTTATATCCTCATGATTTTGCTAATTCATATGTAGAACAACAATATATGCCAAAAGAATTAATAGAGGAAAAATTTTTTCATTTTAAAAATAATGCTAATGAAAGAAAAATAAAAGAATATTGAAAGCAAATTAAAGAAAAAAATAATAATAAATAA
- a CDS encoding DUF2130 domain-containing protein, which translates to MAKKIQAKIKNIQKWELEILESAQPGDFIILTELPEWQKEESIKIKKLLEGNEIITNELKKQWENEFKNSNEFIELKEKINILEKEKINFENELQKSEKEKEIISIKSIEDFKKTNDFLKYLDEIKNLRNKITKLEVEKENEIIKFKNSNEFLGLNDKLKNLEKEKISFENEINILKHEVKEAPNKAIINFKQSNEYLDKVKEIEELKIQLARSESNIELEKRKAIDEFRKDKEFQEKISKIQNLEAELSTQKEEHKKQIDRMTREKSLNSKVMGEDLEKWIQNEFDFHFGFNSNVKMTKAKEIDGKKADFLFEVLDDVTQKVIGTVIIEAKTAGENSKEKNSKFYKKLENDRLNQKANYALLVTELEPEQNFVIKKEKNEYSNIYVTRPQYFITFLSLITHILNIKKGVISSELEFKEKYEILDEFDKMKNKILDNSLKHMTTDIEDLSKHITTIQSTAFKMEELVKIKLDKHINTFKNKIENFNINKIVKKINKVDNNFAYLKKDNFSSPSVSHSEIEDSNLIKPNEKNE; encoded by the coding sequence ATGGCAAAAAAAATTCAAGCAAAAATAAAAAATATTCAAAAATGAGAATTAGAAATTTTAGAAAGTGCACAACCAGGTGATTTTATTATTTTAACAGAATTGCCTGAGTGACAAAAAGAAGAGAGCATTAAAATAAAAAAATTGCTTGAAGGTAATGAAATAATAACAAATGAACTGAAAAAGCAATGAGAAAATGAATTTAAAAATTCTAATGAATTTATTGAACTAAAAGAAAAAATTAATATTTTAGAAAAAGAAAAAATAAATTTTGAAAATGAACTACAAAAATCCGAAAAGGAAAAAGAAATTATTTCTATCAAATCAATAGAAGATTTTAAAAAAACTAATGATTTTTTAAAATATTTAGATGAAATTAAAAATTTAAGAAATAAAATAACTAAATTAGAAGTAGAAAAAGAAAATGAAATTATTAAATTTAAAAACTCAAATGAATTTTTAGGTTTAAATGATAAACTTAAAAATCTAGAAAAAGAAAAAATAAGTTTTGAAAATGAAATTAATATTTTAAAACATGAAGTAAAAGAAGCACCTAATAAAGCTATTATTAATTTTAAACAAAGTAATGAATACTTAGATAAAGTTAAAGAAATTGAAGAGTTAAAAATTCAATTAGCAAGATCTGAATCAAATATTGAACTTGAAAAAAGAAAAGCAATTGATGAATTCAGAAAAGATAAAGAATTTCAAGAAAAAATTAGTAAAATTCAAAATTTGGAAGCTGAATTATCAACTCAAAAAGAAGAACATAAAAAACAGATTGATAGAATGACAAGAGAAAAAAGTTTAAATTCAAAAGTTATGGGTGAAGATTTAGAAAAATGAATTCAAAATGAATTTGATTTTCATTTTGGTTTTAACTCCAATGTTAAAATGACAAAAGCAAAAGAGATAGATGGAAAAAAAGCAGATTTTTTATTTGAGGTTTTAGATGATGTCACACAAAAAGTTATCGGAACAGTAATAATTGAAGCTAAAACCGCTGGTGAAAATAGCAAAGAAAAAAATAGTAAATTTTATAAAAAATTAGAAAATGATAGATTGAATCAAAAAGCAAATTATGCACTTTTAGTTACTGAGTTAGAACCTGAACAAAATTTTGTTATTAAAAAAGAAAAAAATGAATATTCAAATATTTATGTAACAAGGCCACAATATTTTATAACTTTTCTATCATTAATAACTCATATTCTCAATATTAAAAAAGGTGTAATTTCCTCTGAATTAGAATTTAAAGAAAAATATGAAATTTTAGATGAATTTGATAAAATGAAAAATAAAATTTTAGATAACTCTTTAAAACATATGACAACAGATATTGAAGATTTAAGCAAACACATTACAACAATTCAAAGCACTGCTTTTAAAATGGAAGAATTAGTAAAGATTAAATTAGATAAACATATCAATACTTTTAAAAATAAAATTGAAAATTTCAATATTAATAAAATTGTTAAAAAAATTAATAAAGTTGACAACAATTTTGCTTATTTAAAGAAAGATAATTTTTCATCACCTAGTGTAAGCCATAGTGAGATTGAAGATTCTAATTTAATTAAACCAAACGAAAAAAATGAATAA
- the pfkA gene encoding 6-phosphofructokinase → MEIKKIAILTSGGDAPGMNNVIRAVVKSALLNNIEPFLVYGGYKGLYKNKIVSTTNKNVDKYLAQGGTFIYSTRFPKFKNPEIRQEAIGNLKRLGIDALLVIGGNGSYAGALKLHEEGIKVLTIPGTIDNDINSSEFTLGYDTALNTIVEAVDKLRDTATSHSRFFIVETMGHGAGDLALYSGIATGAEIIVTNEKPMTVDEIIAVVHDQVHNRRKRSVIAIVSEFIYPNLDNVAKAVQAKTKVSARAMKLGHLQRGGRPSAQDRILGTLMGSKVIELFNQGYSGYALSVNNGDIVPIRIEESLEMTQKSNKAKTIKYSKLNQF, encoded by the coding sequence ATGGAAATTAAAAAAATAGCTATTTTGACATCTGGGGGTGATGCACCAGGTATGAACAATGTTATAAGAGCTGTTGTTAAATCTGCTTTACTTAATAACATTGAACCTTTTTTAGTTTATGGTGGTTATAAAGGACTTTATAAAAATAAAATTGTTTCAACAACTAATAAAAATGTAGATAAATACCTTGCACAAGGTGGAACATTCATTTATTCAACAAGATTCCCAAAATTTAAAAATCCAGAAATAAGACAAGAAGCAATTGGAAATTTAAAAAGATTAGGAATTGACGCTTTATTAGTAATTGGTGGTAATGGTTCATATGCAGGTGCTTTAAAATTACATGAAGAAGGTATAAAAGTTTTAACAATCCCAGGTACAATTGACAATGATATTAATTCAAGTGAATTTACATTAGGTTATGACACAGCACTTAACACAATTGTTGAAGCTGTTGATAAATTAAGAGATACAGCAACTTCGCATAGTAGATTTTTTATTGTTGAAACAATGGGGCATGGAGCTGGAGATTTAGCACTTTATTCAGGGATTGCAACAGGAGCTGAAATTATTGTTACAAATGAAAAACCTATGACTGTCGATGAAATAATTGCAGTAGTACATGATCAAGTACATAATCGTAGAAAAAGAAGTGTTATAGCTATTGTTAGTGAATTTATTTACCCTAACCTTGATAATGTTGCTAAAGCAGTACAAGCTAAAACCAAAGTTTCTGCAAGAGCTATGAAATTAGGACATCTACAAAGAGGTGGACGTCCAAGTGCACAAGACCGTATTTTAGGAACCTTAATGGGTTCAAAAGTAATTGAACTGTTTAATCAAGGATATTCAGGTTATGCACTTTCAGTTAATAATGGAGATATAGTTCCAATCAGAATTGAAGAATCATTAGAAATGACACAAAAGTCAAACAAAGCTAAAACAATTAAATATAGCAAATTAAACCAATTTTAA
- a CDS encoding AAA domain-containing protein, with translation MENNYRIFKEKKKNYKRILDNLLNVDKIDTSLKLTVDEKNFIDLHELLDEKSIENIYLRQNFKVSLSNNNAEKILKDLSNVTNLNELKYVYRKHKQIIDEKTLNAFEKNFDSTLKKAKLFLEETINKNNNRWKKFLAKAKNINMERNIWPMQIGVLFISAEIEKRTIYAPLFFKEVNIEIKNGQATLFSNGDIKINEKLSWFLERGGYLFDLDEDVSQMSLKELEQNLKNIWSSYDIKSFKGKIENLESVIVNENYLEFHKGMVLGIFTSFGSYQRKVMEKIIENDEFDTILDVEINKNKYKTRIDRTIYDDNFNFIKINKTNFSQDVATVSALSQNTIIWGPPGTGKSQTISNIIANVIFFQKKAIVVSQKKAALDILKSRMNSLSIFCLFILNDNSMQKSKFYEPIVDLINKLENFKKANLPKLVKILDNDEKKHVDLLNKIKNSDNYEKDLEIYSFLKKQKKELSLKTIENLYKLSKNINLNPSRITKDPKKLKILIFETLKNKKVSAIKKLFIKFNDDINRDANIILNDFADYDGDLSEITNKIVDIEKEKLINIDEFYKHLIGDDKQDICNEEEITNYVTYRLFKKINNFNKEKTRLYHRFALAARNGWRDPYKFVLDHYVIIKELFPIIISSVDTELTKWDKEEFDYAILDESSQIFIEKAIPILYLAKIKILAGDDKQMQPTSWFSTRSDIEDIELGNIESILNYAVYKGIYSILLDKNYRSNFASLMTFSSKHFYNSKLDVIDKLTTFDEEPIEVYDINGEWKNKSNLEEAKLVVELAQANLSKYNKIIILTFNRPQRELIENIIFNKYLELEKAINEEKILLKNIENIQGDEADLLIVSVVYDKTTALSSTYVSRRGGQNALNVAISRAKNKMIIVKSIKANEIETLNTNDDLLLFKKWLLFLELSNDERKRYLLLDNQQNNNNSSESEVNNLVDKIIEKILKMSIFIEQNYKIKKDYIIGSKKIDLAILNKENMFLLGIAIDDYNNYSNYEEYIIFKDSISYLLSKKYNLLIIEKIKWLINRDKILNLIEEKLTN, from the coding sequence ATGGAGAATAATTATCGAATTTTTAAAGAAAAAAAGAAAAATTATAAAAGAATTCTTGATAATCTTTTAAATGTTGACAAAATTGACACTTCACTTAAATTAACAGTAGATGAAAAAAATTTTATTGATTTACATGAATTACTTGATGAAAAAAGTATTGAAAATATTTATTTAAGACAAAATTTTAAAGTTTCTTTAAGCAACAATAATGCTGAAAAAATTTTAAAGGATTTATCCAATGTTACAAATTTAAACGAACTTAAATATGTATATAGAAAACATAAGCAAATTATTGATGAAAAAACACTTAATGCATTTGAAAAAAATTTCGATAGCACATTGAAAAAAGCGAAACTGTTTTTAGAAGAAACAATAAACAAAAACAATAATCGTTGAAAAAAGTTTTTGGCTAAAGCTAAAAATATCAATATGGAAAGAAATATATGACCAATGCAAATTGGTGTTTTATTTATTTCTGCAGAAATTGAAAAAAGAACTATTTATGCACCACTTTTTTTTAAAGAAGTAAATATCGAAATTAAAAATGGTCAAGCAACATTGTTTTCTAATGGTGATATAAAAATAAATGAAAAACTTTCATGATTTTTAGAGCGTGGAGGTTATCTTTTTGATCTTGATGAAGATGTGTCACAAATGTCTTTGAAAGAATTAGAACAAAATTTGAAAAATATTTGATCAAGTTATGACATTAAAAGTTTTAAAGGAAAAATTGAAAATTTAGAAAGTGTTATTGTTAATGAAAATTACCTTGAGTTTCACAAAGGAATGGTTTTAGGTATTTTTACCTCATTTGGTAGTTATCAAAGAAAAGTTATGGAAAAAATCATTGAAAATGATGAATTTGATACAATCCTTGATGTTGAAATAAATAAAAACAAATACAAAACTAGAATTGACAGAACTATTTATGATGATAATTTTAATTTTATAAAAATTAATAAAACTAATTTTTCACAAGATGTTGCTACAGTTTCAGCGCTTAGCCAAAATACAATAATTTGAGGTCCACCAGGAACCGGTAAAAGTCAAACAATTTCTAATATTATTGCAAATGTAATATTTTTTCAAAAAAAAGCAATTGTAGTTTCGCAAAAAAAAGCAGCTCTTGATATTTTAAAAAGCAGGATGAATTCATTATCTATTTTTTGTTTATTTATTTTGAATGACAATAGCATGCAAAAATCCAAATTTTATGAACCTATAGTGGATTTAATAAATAAATTAGAAAATTTTAAAAAAGCTAATTTACCTAAATTAGTTAAAATTCTTGATAACGATGAAAAAAAACATGTTGATTTGTTAAATAAAATAAAAAATAGTGATAATTATGAAAAAGATTTAGAAATTTATTCTTTCTTGAAAAAACAAAAAAAAGAGTTATCTTTAAAAACAATTGAAAATCTTTATAAATTAAGTAAAAATATTAATCTAAACCCTTCTAGAATAACTAAAGATCCTAAAAAGTTAAAAATACTTATTTTTGAAACTTTAAAAAATAAAAAAGTGTCTGCTATTAAAAAACTTTTTATAAAATTTAATGATGACATAAATAGAGATGCAAATATTATACTTAATGATTTTGCAGATTATGATGGAGATTTAAGTGAAATTACAAATAAAATTGTTGATATAGAAAAAGAAAAACTTATAAACATTGATGAATTTTATAAGCATTTAATTGGTGATGACAAACAAGATATTTGTAATGAAGAAGAAATAACAAATTATGTTACTTATCGTTTGTTTAAAAAAATAAATAACTTTAATAAAGAAAAAACTAGACTTTACCATAGGTTTGCTTTAGCAGCAAGAAATGGATGAAGAGATCCATATAAATTTGTTTTAGATCACTATGTAATTATTAAAGAATTATTTCCTATAATTATCTCTTCAGTAGATACAGAATTAACTAAATGAGATAAGGAAGAATTTGATTATGCAATTTTAGATGAATCATCACAAATTTTTATTGAAAAAGCAATCCCAATTTTATATTTAGCTAAAATAAAAATTTTAGCTGGTGATGATAAGCAAATGCAACCTACAAGTTGATTTTCAACTAGAAGTGATATTGAAGATATTGAATTAGGTAATATTGAATCTATTTTAAATTATGCTGTTTACAAAGGGATTTATTCAATTTTATTAGATAAAAATTATCGTTCTAATTTTGCTTCATTAATGACTTTTTCATCAAAACATTTTTATAATTCAAAACTAGATGTAATTGATAAATTGACAACATTTGATGAAGAACCTATTGAAGTTTATGATATAAATGGAGAATGAAAAAATAAGTCAAATTTAGAAGAAGCAAAATTAGTGGTTGAATTAGCTCAAGCTAATTTGTCAAAGTATAACAAAATTATCATTTTGACTTTTAATAGACCACAAAGAGAACTAATAGAAAACATTATTTTTAATAAATATTTAGAATTAGAAAAAGCTATTAATGAAGAAAAAATTTTATTAAAAAATATTGAAAATATACAAGGTGATGAAGCTGATTTATTGATTGTTTCTGTTGTTTATGATAAAACAACAGCTCTATCTTCTACCTACGTTTCAAGAAGAGGTGGACAAAACGCGCTTAATGTTGCAATATCAAGAGCAAAAAATAAAATGATAATTGTTAAATCAATAAAAGCAAATGAAATTGAAACTTTGAATACAAATGATGATTTATTACTTTTTAAAAAATGACTTTTATTTTTAGAACTTTCAAATGATGAGAGAAAAAGATATTTACTATTGGATAACCAACAAAATAATAATAATTCTTCTGAAAGTGAAGTAAATAATTTAGTTGATAAAATTATTGAAAAAATTTTAAAAATGTCTATTTTTATTGAACAAAATTATAAAATAAAAAAAGATTATATTATTGGAAGCAAAAAAATAGATTTAGCTATTTTAAATAAAGAAAATATGTTTTTATTAGGTATAGCTATTGATGATTATAATAATTATAGTAATTATGAAGAATATATAATTTTTAAAGATAGTATTAGCTATCTTTTGTCTAAAAAATATAATTTATTAATTATTGAGAAAATTAAATGATTAATTAATAGAGATAAAATTTTAAATCTTATAGAAGAAAAATTAACTAATTAA
- a CDS encoding acetate/propionate family kinase, whose amino-acid sequence MQNKKILVINAGSSSMKWSLFSKNELEIIAGGISERIGISDSFLTMEYKGKKTKKTIDLKDHLDSVTETVEMWKENKVIENLDEIEIVGFRVVHGGEYFVDTTELKAKEIQVIDELSKFAPLHNPGALLAIKAIKKVIPNAKLSATFDTAFHTTIPNVNSIYPINRELSQKYGIKKYGFHGTSHKFITQKLAEILNKKTVSLVNMHIGSGASLCAIKDSKSIDTSMGMTPLAGIMMGTRSGDIDPSIHEYVMEQANISIKEFTNILNKQSGLLGVSGIGSDLRDVIQKYQENDANAILAIDLYTQKIADYLINYINKIGKNIDALVFTAGVGENSSFIRQMILEKINILDIKVDTKLNNVSPSEIASSHLITTSDSAIPVYVIRTNEELMIAQDAKKLFN is encoded by the coding sequence ATGCAAAATAAAAAAATTTTAGTTATTAATGCTGGTTCTTCTTCAATGAAATGATCACTTTTTTCAAAAAATGAACTTGAAATTATTGCAGGTGGTATTTCAGAAAGAATTGGTATTAGTGATTCATTTTTAACAATGGAATACAAAGGTAAAAAAACTAAAAAAACAATTGATTTAAAAGATCATTTAGATTCTGTAACTGAAACAGTAGAAATGTGAAAAGAAAATAAAGTTATTGAAAATTTAGATGAAATCGAAATTGTTGGTTTTAGAGTTGTTCATGGTGGTGAATATTTTGTTGATACAACAGAATTAAAAGCAAAAGAAATTCAAGTTATTGATGAATTATCTAAATTTGCACCATTACATAATCCAGGAGCTTTATTAGCGATAAAAGCAATAAAAAAAGTTATCCCAAATGCAAAACTAAGCGCAACTTTTGATACAGCTTTCCATACTACAATTCCAAATGTAAATTCTATTTATCCGATTAACAGAGAATTAAGCCAAAAATATGGAATTAAAAAATATGGTTTTCATGGAACTAGCCATAAATTTATTACTCAAAAACTTGCAGAAATTTTAAACAAAAAAACAGTTAGTTTAGTTAATATGCATATAGGAAGTGGAGCTTCACTCTGTGCTATTAAAGATTCTAAATCAATTGATACATCAATGGGGATGACACCATTAGCAGGAATTATGATGGGGACAAGAAGTGGAGATATTGATCCTTCTATTCATGAATATGTAATGGAACAAGCAAATATTTCAATTAAAGAATTCACAAATATTTTAAATAAACAATCAGGTTTATTAGGTGTTAGTGGCATTGGTTCAGATTTAAGAGATGTTATTCAAAAATATCAAGAAAATGATGCTAATGCAATTTTAGCTATTGACCTTTATACACAAAAAATTGCAGATTATTTAATTAACTACATTAATAAAATTGGTAAAAATATTGATGCATTAGTTTTTACAGCGGGTGTTGGTGAAAATTCAAGTTTTATTAGACAAATGATTTTAGAAAAAATTAACATTCTTGATATTAAAGTAGATACTAAATTAAATAATGTATCACCAAGTGAAATTGCATCAAGTCATCTTATAACAACAAGTGATTCAGCTATTCCTGTTTATGTTATTAGAACAAATGAAGAATTAATGATTGCACAAGATGCAAAAAAATTATTTAACTAA
- the coaD gene encoding pantetheine-phosphate adenylyltransferase: MQKNYLTKKALYPGSFAPFHEGHLSILKKALSIFDYVYLVITINPDKEIDFSFEKRKKIVEQAIVGLKNVEIIINDNNLTADIAKQLNVNWLIRSARNQIDFDYEIDLALSNKLQNNKLETILLVPDSENINKSSTLERHKAKLNLK; encoded by the coding sequence ATGCAAAAAAATTATTTAACTAAAAAAGCACTTTATCCTGGAAGTTTTGCTCCTTTTCATGAAGGACATTTAAGCATTTTAAAAAAAGCTTTATCTATTTTTGATTATGTTTATTTAGTTATAACTATAAATCCAGATAAAGAAATTGATTTTTCTTTTGAGAAAAGAAAAAAAATTGTAGAGCAAGCAATAGTTGGACTAAAAAATGTTGAGATTATTATAAATGATAATAATTTAACAGCTGATATTGCTAAACAACTTAATGTTAATTGATTAATTAGATCAGCAAGGAATCAAATTGATTTTGACTATGAAATCGATTTAGCATTATCTAATAAATTACAAAATAATAAATTAGAAACTATTTTATTAGTGCCAGATAGTGAAAATATTAATAAAAGTTCTACTTTAGAAAGACACAAAGCAAAGCTAAATTTAAAATAA